A stretch of Mesorhizobium sp. M2A.F.Ca.ET.046.03.2.1 DNA encodes these proteins:
- the ugpC gene encoding sn-glycerol-3-phosphate ABC transporter ATP-binding protein UgpC, with the protein MAQVAISSVAKAFGTVKVLHEVSVDIADGQFVVLVGPSGCGKSTLLRMVAGLETVSGGTISIGERVVNNLPPAKRDIAMVFQNYALYPHKTVEQNMAFALKLRGTDPAVVAERVKRAADILDLAPYLKRYPRQLSGGQRQRVAMGRAIVRNPQVFLFDEPLSNLDAKLRVQMRTEIKELHQRLKTTTIYVTHDQIEAMTMADKIVVMRDGRIEQVGAPLELFDRPANLFVAGFIGSPAMNLLKGTVRKGEKPVVDIAGTAFPMPANSAGEDGQTVVYGVRPEHLEIHPDGVEAKISVVEPTGSETLVFVRFGEGEMVALFRERHDFKPGDTLKLKPRLDQVHLFDAETGKRL; encoded by the coding sequence ATGGCTCAAGTCGCGATCAGCAGTGTGGCCAAGGCGTTCGGAACCGTCAAGGTCCTGCATGAGGTCAGCGTCGATATCGCTGACGGACAGTTCGTCGTGCTGGTCGGCCCTTCAGGATGCGGCAAGTCCACGCTGCTCAGGATGGTGGCCGGGCTGGAGACCGTTTCCGGCGGCACGATCTCGATCGGCGAGCGCGTCGTCAACAACCTGCCGCCGGCCAAGCGCGACATCGCCATGGTGTTCCAGAATTACGCGCTCTATCCGCACAAGACGGTGGAGCAGAACATGGCCTTCGCGCTGAAGCTGCGCGGCACGGATCCAGCTGTCGTCGCCGAACGTGTCAAGCGCGCCGCCGACATCCTCGACCTCGCGCCCTATCTCAAGCGCTATCCGCGCCAGCTTTCGGGCGGTCAGCGCCAGCGTGTCGCGATGGGCCGCGCCATCGTGCGCAATCCGCAAGTGTTCCTGTTCGACGAGCCGCTCTCCAACCTCGACGCCAAGCTGCGCGTGCAGATGCGCACCGAGATCAAGGAACTGCACCAGCGGCTGAAGACCACGACGATCTATGTCACCCACGACCAGATCGAGGCCATGACCATGGCCGACAAGATCGTCGTGATGCGCGACGGCCGCATCGAGCAGGTCGGCGCGCCGCTGGAACTGTTCGACCGTCCGGCGAACCTCTTCGTTGCCGGGTTCATCGGCTCGCCGGCGATGAACCTGCTCAAGGGCACCGTGAGGAAGGGCGAGAAACCGGTCGTCGACATTGCCGGCACAGCGTTTCCCATGCCCGCCAACAGTGCCGGCGAGGATGGTCAGACGGTCGTCTACGGCGTACGCCCGGAGCACCTGGAGATCCATCCCGACGGCGTCGAGGCCAAGATCTCGGTTGTCGAGCCGACCGGCTCGGAAACCCTGGTGTTCGTGCGCTTCGGCGAGGGCGAGATGGTGGCGCTGTTTCGCGAGCGCCACGACTTCAAGCCGGGCGATACGCTCAAGCTGAAGCCGCGTCTCGACCAGGTCCACCTCTTCGACGCCGAAACCGGCAAGCGACTTTAG
- a CDS encoding RbsD/FucU family protein, with protein sequence MLKGINPLLNADVLQALRAMGHGDDLIIADTNFPSDSVARQTVLGKLLRIDATAADAVKAVLSVYPLDTFVNDAAARMEIVGKPNEIPPVQKEVQKEIDAAEGKPWPMISIERYAFYERSKKAYCVIQTGERRFYGCFAFRKGVVPPDAE encoded by the coding sequence ATGCTCAAAGGGATCAATCCGCTGCTCAATGCCGACGTGCTCCAGGCGCTGCGGGCGATGGGTCATGGCGACGACCTGATCATCGCCGACACCAATTTCCCATCCGATTCGGTGGCGCGGCAAACCGTGCTCGGCAAGCTCTTGCGCATCGATGCGACGGCGGCCGACGCGGTGAAGGCGGTGCTGTCGGTCTATCCGCTGGATACGTTCGTCAACGATGCCGCGGCGCGCATGGAGATCGTCGGCAAGCCGAACGAAATCCCGCCGGTGCAGAAGGAGGTCCAGAAGGAGATCGACGCGGCCGAGGGCAAACCCTGGCCGATGATCTCGATCGAGCGCTACGCTTTCTACGAGCGCTCCAAGAAGGCCTATTGCGTGATCCAGACCGGCGAGCGCCGTTTCTATGGCTGCTTTGCCTTCCGCAAAGGCGTCGTGCCGCCGGATGCGGAGTAA
- the rbsK gene encoding ribokinase, with product MAAAKPVVILGVFVADTAYRADRQPRMGETILGNSFKLGPGGKGSNQAVASGKLGADITFLTRLGVDAFADMAKQTWRDAGVKSAVIDTPDSYTGAAYIFVEEGTGNNAIIVSPGAAMLISPADIETHAGLIRSAGVFVTQLEQPIDAALKALEIARGAGVTTILNPAPAASLPDRIYMLCDYVTPNETEAEGLTGIKVSSVDDARRAADALLAKGVGAVIVTLGEKGALLHSKDRSEHVGAVNAGPVVETTGAGDAFNGGLAAALAKGVEPLEAVRFACGVAGISVTRPGTAPSMPTLQEVEALLAKA from the coding sequence ATGGCCGCCGCCAAGCCTGTCGTCATCCTGGGTGTGTTCGTCGCCGACACCGCCTATCGCGCCGATCGCCAGCCGCGCATGGGCGAGACGATCCTCGGCAATTCCTTCAAGCTCGGGCCGGGCGGCAAGGGCTCGAACCAGGCGGTGGCGTCCGGCAAGCTTGGCGCCGACATCACTTTCCTGACCAGGCTTGGCGTCGATGCCTTTGCCGACATGGCCAAGCAGACCTGGAGGGATGCTGGCGTCAAGAGCGCCGTGATCGACACGCCGGACAGCTATACGGGTGCTGCCTATATCTTCGTCGAGGAAGGCACGGGCAACAATGCCATCATCGTCAGCCCGGGCGCGGCGATGCTGATTTCCCCCGCAGACATCGAGACGCATGCCGGCCTGATCCGCTCCGCCGGCGTCTTCGTCACGCAGCTCGAGCAGCCGATCGACGCGGCCTTGAAGGCACTTGAGATCGCGCGCGGGGCAGGGGTGACGACCATTCTCAATCCCGCGCCGGCCGCGAGCCTGCCGGACCGTATCTACATGCTCTGCGACTATGTCACGCCCAACGAGACCGAGGCCGAAGGGCTGACCGGCATCAAGGTGTCGTCGGTCGACGACGCCCGCCGCGCCGCCGACGCTCTGCTGGCCAAGGGTGTCGGGGCCGTCATCGTGACGCTGGGAGAAAAGGGCGCGCTTCTGCACAGCAAGGACCGATCCGAGCATGTCGGCGCCGTAAATGCCGGCCCGGTGGTCGAGACCACCGGGGCGGGCGATGCCTTCAACGGCGGTCTTGCCGCCGCTTTGGCAAAAGGCGTCGAGCCGCTGGAGGCCGTGCGCTTTGCCTGCGGGGTCGCCGGCATTTCGGTGACCCGCCCCGGCACCGCGCCGTCTATGCCGACATTGCAAGAGGTCGAGGCGCTGCTCGCGAAGGCATGA
- a CDS encoding putative RiPP precursor, translated as MKKSYEKPTLVKRQKLTERTAQIVASGVVLGE; from the coding sequence ATGAAGAAATCTTACGAAAAACCCACGCTCGTGAAGCGGCAGAAGCTCACCGAACGGACGGCCCAGATTGTCGCTTCCGGCGTCGTCCTGGGCGAATGA
- a CDS encoding AraC family transcriptional regulator, which produces MKPYLEKVTVADDASWSMVRVPRDPTIPLEWHHHPEYELTLTLNSRGCRFVGDHVGGYDDGDLVLLGPNLPHTWSSTSKLDGGKPHLVMVIWFRPEWARGLTGLLTELRPVAGLLQRSARGLKFSQAATGRVRARIEAIFDKPPADRLLDLIAVLLALAEDDAAEPLTAPSRSPQSTLASSGARIDRVLGHLHTHYTDELRIDRVARLAALSPSGFHRMFTRHTRLTVTEYVTRLRIGKACALLTEGDKQIAHIAEQVGYRSLANFGRQFKALKGLTPREYRGRFAN; this is translated from the coding sequence GTGAAGCCATATCTGGAGAAAGTCACCGTCGCCGATGACGCCTCATGGTCGATGGTGCGGGTGCCGCGCGACCCGACCATTCCGTTGGAATGGCACCATCATCCGGAATATGAGCTGACGCTCACGCTCAACTCGCGCGGATGCCGCTTCGTCGGCGACCATGTCGGCGGCTATGACGATGGCGATCTCGTGCTGCTCGGTCCTAACCTGCCGCACACCTGGTCGTCGACGAGCAAGCTCGATGGCGGCAAGCCGCATCTGGTCATGGTCATCTGGTTCCGGCCCGAATGGGCGCGTGGATTGACCGGTCTTCTGACGGAACTGCGACCGGTAGCCGGCCTGCTGCAAAGATCGGCGCGCGGGCTGAAATTCTCGCAAGCTGCGACCGGGCGTGTCAGGGCGCGGATCGAAGCGATCTTCGACAAGCCGCCCGCGGACCGGCTGCTCGACCTGATTGCGGTGCTGCTGGCGCTGGCCGAGGACGACGCGGCCGAGCCGCTCACGGCGCCGTCCCGTTCGCCCCAGTCCACCCTCGCCTCGAGCGGCGCGCGCATAGACCGTGTTCTCGGCCACCTGCACACGCACTATACTGATGAGCTCAGGATCGACCGTGTCGCGCGCCTCGCCGCGCTCAGCCCGTCGGGCTTTCACCGGATGTTCACCCGACACACGCGGCTGACCGTGACTGAGTATGTGACACGGCTGCGCATCGGCAAGGCTTGCGCCCTCCTGACGGAGGGCGACAAGCAGATCGCCCACATCGCCGAGCAGGTCGGCTATCGGTCGCTGGCCAATTTCGGACGTCAATTCAAGGCTTTAAAAGGCCTGACGCCGCGCGAATATCGCGGCAGGTTTGCCAACTGA
- a CDS encoding phytanoyl-CoA dioxygenase family protein yields MAHAKDITKDDHPTSSRATTQLSKIRKALPLRVLSDADFAHWQRRGFVIVRDAVPMENVERLKALLWEFEEKDPNYPATWDVTQRRDYALKEINNAGMVEIYNHQFLWDNRMARRVYDAFVDIWDMEDLWVAIDRANLNTPNKGRRASPGFIHWDADTSLEPKPISVQGVLSLVHQDGGDIGGFQCVPYLFEHFDEWVKTQPADRDPHHPDMRGIEDRIEKLELFPGDLMIFNSLLAHGVAPNTSDDKVRMAQYISMFPADESNLVEREARIRSWREREAPQRAGFAGDPRSWEKKHAETAKLTPLGERLLGVVSWNG; encoded by the coding sequence ATGGCCCACGCGAAAGACATCACTAAGGACGATCACCCAACATCCAGCCGGGCGACGACCCAACTGTCCAAGATCAGGAAAGCGCTTCCGCTGCGCGTGCTTTCGGACGCCGATTTCGCGCACTGGCAGAGGCGGGGCTTCGTGATCGTGCGCGATGCGGTGCCAATGGAAAATGTCGAGCGTCTCAAGGCACTGCTTTGGGAATTCGAGGAGAAGGACCCCAACTATCCGGCGACCTGGGACGTCACCCAGCGGCGCGACTATGCGCTGAAGGAAATCAACAATGCCGGCATGGTCGAGATCTACAATCATCAGTTCCTGTGGGATAACCGCATGGCGCGGCGCGTCTATGATGCCTTTGTCGATATCTGGGATATGGAGGATCTGTGGGTCGCCATCGACCGCGCCAACCTCAACACGCCCAACAAGGGCAGGCGCGCATCTCCCGGCTTCATCCATTGGGACGCCGACACCTCGCTCGAGCCCAAGCCGATCTCGGTGCAGGGTGTGCTTTCGCTGGTCCATCAGGACGGCGGCGATATCGGCGGCTTCCAATGCGTGCCCTATCTGTTCGAACATTTCGACGAATGGGTGAAGACTCAACCCGCCGACCGCGATCCGCATCATCCGGATATGAGAGGGATCGAGGACAGGATCGAGAAGCTCGAGCTCTTCCCTGGCGACCTGATGATCTTCAACTCGCTTCTGGCGCATGGCGTGGCGCCGAACACGTCCGACGACAAGGTGCGAATGGCCCAGTATATCTCCATGTTCCCCGCCGATGAGAGCAATCTTGTCGAGCGCGAGGCGCGAATCCGCTCTTGGCGCGAACGCGAGGCGCCGCAGCGCGCCGGCTTTGCCGGCGATCCGCGCAGCTGGGAGAAGAAGCATGCCGAGACGGCAAAGCTGACGCCGCTCGGCGAAAGGCTGCTGGGGGTGGTCAGTTGGAACGGGTAA
- a CDS encoding ABC transporter permease produces MRQAPLSPHMTAALPVLGAASILLAWQYLLPLLGVPAYIVPTPTAIFGVFQRNFALLIDNLRPTLIEALAGFVIGNLAAVLLAVLFVHSRVLQAAYFPIVLFFNTIPILALSPIIILIFGLGMTPKIVIAAVICFFPTLVNMIRGLDSASDNEHELFRVLSATRSEIFWSLRLHRALPMLFSSLRIASATAVIGAIVGEWIGSDKGLGALIIQATFNYQSDRLYAAIVLSSSLSIALFCLVVLVERRIIRY; encoded by the coding sequence GTGAGACAGGCGCCGCTCTCCCCGCACATGACGGCCGCGCTCCCCGTTCTCGGCGCGGCTTCGATCCTGCTCGCCTGGCAATATCTTTTGCCGTTGCTCGGCGTGCCCGCCTATATCGTGCCGACACCGACGGCGATTTTCGGCGTCTTCCAAAGGAATTTTGCGCTCCTCATCGACAATCTGCGGCCGACGCTGATCGAGGCGCTGGCCGGCTTCGTCATCGGCAATCTCGCTGCCGTGCTGCTGGCCGTGCTCTTCGTCCACAGCCGCGTCCTGCAGGCGGCCTATTTCCCGATCGTGCTCTTCTTCAACACCATCCCCATCCTGGCGCTGTCGCCGATCATCATCCTGATCTTCGGCCTCGGCATGACTCCGAAGATCGTCATCGCCGCGGTGATCTGCTTCTTCCCGACGCTGGTGAACATGATCCGCGGCCTCGATTCGGCCAGCGACAACGAACACGAGCTGTTCCGGGTGCTGTCGGCGACGCGCTCGGAGATCTTCTGGAGCCTGCGCCTGCACCGTGCTCTGCCGATGTTGTTCTCGTCACTCAGGATCGCGTCGGCCACCGCCGTGATCGGCGCCATCGTCGGCGAGTGGATCGGCTCGGACAAAGGGCTCGGCGCGCTGATCATCCAGGCGACCTTCAACTATCAGTCCGACCGGCTCTACGCCGCGATCGTTCTTTCGTCATCGCTGTCGATCGCGCTGTTCTGCCTGGTGGTCCTCGTTGAGCGGCGGATCATTAGATATTGA
- a CDS encoding ABC transporter ATP-binding protein: MPHAIEARRLDVGYGGRQTAVKVLAGLDLTVEAGSFLSILGPSGCGKSTLLRVVADLLDPLGGTISVLGETPHTVRSRRDVGFVFQDSTLLPWRTVRDNVRLPLGVGLRSLTRKIEDRSTELLELMGLGALSERLPHQLSGGQRQRVAIARALLGEPKLLLMDEPFGALDEITRDRLNDELLALWRRSGTTILFVTHSIAEAAYLGERVIVLAANPGRVLKDLDMRPLKQEGNRCKREDAAIVAAMADLRTALERAS, encoded by the coding sequence ATGCCGCACGCGATCGAAGCGCGACGGCTGGATGTCGGCTATGGCGGCCGGCAGACGGCCGTCAAAGTGCTCGCCGGCCTCGACCTCACCGTCGAGGCCGGTTCCTTCCTGTCGATCCTGGGCCCGTCAGGCTGCGGCAAGTCGACCTTGCTCAGGGTGGTGGCCGACCTGCTCGATCCGCTCGGCGGCACGATCAGCGTGCTTGGCGAGACGCCGCATACGGTGCGCTCGCGGCGCGATGTCGGCTTCGTCTTCCAGGATTCGACCCTCCTTCCCTGGCGCACGGTGCGCGACAATGTGCGCTTGCCGCTTGGCGTCGGCCTGCGCAGCCTGACACGCAAGATCGAGGATCGCAGCACGGAACTGCTTGAATTGATGGGGCTCGGCGCCCTCAGTGAGCGCCTGCCGCACCAGCTCTCCGGCGGCCAGCGCCAGCGCGTGGCGATCGCGCGCGCCCTGCTCGGCGAACCGAAACTGCTTCTGATGGACGAACCCTTCGGCGCACTGGACGAGATCACGCGCGACCGATTGAACGATGAGCTGTTGGCGCTCTGGCGGCGCAGCGGCACGACCATCCTCTTCGTCACCCATTCGATCGCCGAAGCCGCCTATCTCGGTGAGCGCGTCATCGTGCTGGCCGCCAATCCGGGACGTGTCTTGAAGGACCTCGACATGCGGCCTCTCAAGCAGGAAGGCAATCGCTGCAAGCGCGAGGATGCGGCGATCGTCGCCGCCATGGCCGATCTGCGAACGGCGCTGGAGCGCGCATCGTGA
- a CDS encoding ABC transporter substrate-binding protein, with the protein MNGNRDFELNRRAFVKGGMAAVAAVSAGMQLLLTPGAKAAGKVVIQYDWLLSNGQIGDIAAVANGYFKDAGLEVEFSPGGPNASTVPPVISGAAQLGQFSETPQLYSARASGVPIKIIACGFRTGPYALTSKPAKPIRSVSDLKGKKIGIQPTARFVIDEILAKNGIDPSEVTIVNVGFDKAPLVRGDVDAIGGWITNTQALSVVGDDRIDLLTRDLGLSSYADVYFATDAAIEKDPETLAKFIGAVGKGWGWVHANPQEAVKKMVAAYPEMDLGWEEKTVNLVLKLSFDGATAKDGWGTFDPASIEEQLALLDKVGQYPNGRPAAADVYTTKILELSAADRPKLDAPAA; encoded by the coding sequence ATGAATGGGAACAGGGACTTTGAATTGAACCGCCGTGCATTCGTGAAAGGCGGCATGGCAGCGGTGGCGGCCGTATCTGCCGGCATGCAGCTGCTGCTGACGCCGGGCGCCAAGGCCGCGGGCAAGGTCGTCATCCAGTATGACTGGTTGCTATCCAACGGCCAGATCGGCGATATCGCGGCCGTCGCCAACGGCTATTTCAAGGACGCTGGGCTGGAGGTCGAGTTCAGCCCCGGCGGCCCCAACGCGTCGACCGTGCCGCCGGTCATTTCGGGCGCCGCCCAGCTTGGGCAGTTCTCGGAAACGCCGCAGCTATATTCTGCCCGCGCCAGCGGCGTGCCGATCAAAATCATCGCCTGCGGCTTCCGTACCGGTCCTTACGCATTGACCTCGAAACCGGCCAAGCCGATCCGCAGTGTCTCCGATCTCAAGGGAAAGAAGATCGGTATCCAGCCGACGGCGCGCTTCGTCATCGACGAGATCCTGGCCAAGAACGGCATCGACCCGTCGGAGGTGACCATCGTCAATGTCGGCTTCGACAAGGCGCCGCTGGTGCGCGGCGATGTCGACGCCATCGGCGGCTGGATCACCAACACCCAGGCGCTCAGCGTCGTCGGCGACGACCGCATCGACCTTCTGACGCGCGACCTCGGGCTAAGCTCCTACGCGGACGTCTATTTCGCTACCGACGCGGCAATCGAAAAGGATCCTGAGACGCTGGCGAAGTTCATCGGCGCCGTCGGCAAAGGCTGGGGCTGGGTGCATGCCAATCCGCAGGAAGCGGTCAAGAAGATGGTCGCCGCCTATCCGGAAATGGATCTTGGCTGGGAGGAAAAGACCGTCAATCTGGTGCTGAAACTCTCCTTTGACGGCGCCACCGCCAAGGACGGCTGGGGCACGTTCGACCCAGCCTCGATAGAGGAGCAATTGGCGCTGCTCGACAAGGTTGGCCAGTATCCAAACGGTCGCCCGGCGGCCGCCGATGTCTACACCACCAAGATACTCGAACTCTCGGCAGCCGACCGGCCCAAGCTCGACGCGCCCGCCGCGTAA
- a CDS encoding VOC family protein — MPASVTRISDVCLLVENIERTVDFYVDKLGFLLRRRAEGFADFHGEGVSLAAWELDHINRHTGVSNLRSPRHAHKVCVAVQLDTPADIDRLHRELSAKGVPFYGPPEDYVWNARCAYFTDPDDTLWELYAWLDGGPGDYHDEQP; from the coding sequence ATGCCTGCGAGCGTCACCCGCATCTCCGACGTCTGCCTGCTGGTCGAAAATATCGAACGGACGGTCGATTTCTACGTCGACAAGCTCGGCTTCCTCTTGCGCCGCCGCGCCGAAGGATTTGCCGATTTCCATGGCGAGGGCGTGTCGCTCGCTGCCTGGGAGCTCGACCACATCAACCGGCACACCGGCGTGTCCAACCTGAGATCGCCGCGCCACGCGCATAAGGTTTGCGTCGCCGTGCAGCTCGACACGCCGGCCGACATCGACCGGCTGCACCGCGAATTGAGCGCCAAGGGCGTGCCCTTCTACGGCCCGCCCGAAGATTACGTCTGGAACGCGCGCTGCGCCTATTTCACCGACCCGGACGACACGCTTTGGGAGCTTTACGCCTGGCTCGACGGCGGCCCTGGCGATTACCACGACGAACAGCCGTAG
- a CDS encoding FadR/GntR family transcriptional regulator produces MKQRLAAIGTVETLPHRVAAFLSREIESGELNPGARLPTEQELSEKFGVSRNVVREAIAQLRADGMIEARQGIGAFVLAPEQRAAIRIDREALKDTHNMERLFELRCILEAESAALAAARRNQGHLDSIKAALDRMGGEERWEEGSIDADLLFHREIARATGNSYIHTFISFVCEQIRHSIHYARMTNPLHDLVEINVGEHVRIYEALVAGDPAAAEAAMRTHIVGAANRVGVKLPLSKDTGAK; encoded by the coding sequence ATGAAGCAGAGACTGGCCGCCATCGGCACTGTCGAGACATTGCCGCACCGGGTCGCTGCCTTCCTCAGCCGCGAGATCGAATCCGGCGAATTGAACCCCGGCGCGCGCCTGCCGACCGAGCAGGAATTGTCCGAAAAATTCGGCGTCAGCCGAAATGTCGTGCGCGAGGCGATCGCCCAGCTTCGCGCCGACGGCATGATCGAGGCGCGCCAAGGCATCGGCGCCTTCGTGCTGGCGCCCGAGCAGCGAGCAGCGATCCGCATCGACCGCGAGGCGCTCAAGGACACGCACAACATGGAGCGGCTGTTCGAGCTGCGCTGCATCCTCGAGGCCGAATCGGCTGCGCTCGCCGCGGCGCGCCGCAATCAGGGCCATCTCGATTCGATCAAGGCTGCGCTCGACCGCATGGGCGGCGAGGAGCGTTGGGAAGAAGGCAGCATCGACGCCGACCTGCTCTTCCACCGCGAGATCGCGCGCGCTACCGGCAACAGCTACATCCACACCTTCATCTCGTTCGTCTGCGAGCAGATCCGCCACTCGATCCACTACGCGCGCATGACGAACCCGCTGCACGACCTCGTCGAGATCAATGTCGGCGAGCATGTGCGCATCTATGAGGCTCTGGTGGCGGGCGATCCGGCTGCGGCGGAGGCGGCGATGCGCACGCATATCGTCGGCGCCGCCAACCGCGTCGGCGTCAAGCTGCCGCTCTCGAAAGACACCGGAGCGAAATAG
- a CDS encoding FAD-binding oxidoreductase: MTVDRLSPEILSAMEGAVGRNGIAAEPAGMAKYLGDWAGDYRGEALAVLRPGSVGEVQALMRLCNELGLGIVPQGGNTGLVSGAIDSKGGGLVVLSLERLNAIRQIDAGNFTLQADAGCVLQTIKDACEAQECLFPLALGAQGSCQIGGNAATNAGGVNVLRYGMARDLILGLEVVLADGELWNGFSGLRKNNSGYDLKQLFIGSEGTLGIITGVEVKLFPKPARTETAYLGLASFEAAVALFNQARRDCSDLVSAFEIIGAECIELARLIDPAMRAPVGAPVHVLIELSSSAAIDLNSLLAGVLGDAMENGLVTDAVLAASTTQARSFWAIREGLVEGQAKRGYHVRTDLSVRISDIPSLIERARRFVANDHPGWIPLAYGHAGDGNIHFNVLPPLELAEDEARARGAEVIAGLYEIAVGLGGSISAEHGIGRSRRKEFWAGLSPAHRRMVAALKSALDPKGLMNPGCLLPATETFP; encoded by the coding sequence ATGACCGTTGATCGCCTCTCGCCGGAAATACTCAGCGCCATGGAAGGCGCCGTCGGCCGAAACGGCATTGCCGCCGAGCCGGCTGGAATGGCGAAATATCTGGGCGACTGGGCGGGCGATTATCGCGGCGAAGCGCTTGCCGTGCTGCGGCCCGGCTCGGTCGGCGAAGTCCAGGCTCTGATGCGCTTGTGCAACGAGCTTGGGCTCGGCATCGTTCCGCAAGGCGGCAACACCGGGCTGGTATCAGGCGCGATCGACAGCAAAGGCGGCGGCCTGGTTGTCTTGAGCCTGGAGCGGCTGAACGCCATCCGGCAGATTGATGCCGGCAACTTCACCCTGCAAGCCGATGCCGGCTGCGTGCTGCAGACGATCAAGGACGCCTGCGAGGCGCAAGAATGCCTCTTCCCGCTCGCGCTCGGCGCGCAAGGCAGCTGCCAGATCGGCGGCAATGCGGCGACCAATGCCGGCGGCGTCAACGTGCTGCGCTATGGCATGGCACGCGACCTGATCCTCGGTCTCGAAGTCGTGCTGGCGGACGGCGAACTGTGGAACGGCTTCTCTGGTCTGCGCAAGAACAACAGCGGCTACGACCTGAAGCAGCTTTTCATCGGTTCCGAAGGCACGCTCGGCATCATCACCGGTGTCGAGGTCAAGCTGTTTCCGAAACCGGCGCGAACCGAGACCGCCTATCTCGGCCTTGCCTCGTTCGAGGCGGCCGTTGCGCTCTTCAACCAGGCGCGCCGCGATTGCTCGGACCTCGTCTCCGCTTTCGAGATCATCGGCGCCGAATGCATCGAGCTTGCCCGGCTGATCGACCCGGCGATGAGGGCGCCGGTCGGAGCGCCCGTCCACGTGCTGATCGAATTGTCATCCAGCGCGGCTATCGACCTCAACAGCTTGCTGGCCGGCGTCCTCGGCGATGCCATGGAAAATGGCCTGGTAACCGACGCGGTTCTCGCCGCGAGCACGACGCAGGCCAGGAGTTTTTGGGCGATCCGCGAAGGTCTGGTCGAAGGCCAGGCCAAGCGCGGCTATCATGTGCGCACCGACCTGTCGGTGAGGATTTCCGACATCCCCAGCCTCATCGAAAGAGCCCGCCGCTTCGTCGCGAATGACCATCCCGGCTGGATCCCGCTCGCCTACGGCCACGCCGGTGACGGCAACATCCACTTCAACGTGCTGCCGCCGCTCGAACTCGCCGAGGATGAAGCCCGTGCCCGGGGCGCCGAAGTCATCGCCGGGCTCTATGAAATCGCCGTCGGTCTCGGCGGCTCGATCAGCGCGGAGCACGGCATCGGCCGCAGCCGCCGCAAGGAATTCTGGGCCGGGCTTTCGCCGGCGCATCGCCGCATGGTCGCGGCGCTGAAGAGCGCACTCGACCCCAAGGGCCTGATGAATCCCGGTTGCCTGTTGCCCGCGACGGAGACTTTTCCATGA